The following are encoded in a window of Roseimicrobium gellanilyticum genomic DNA:
- a CDS encoding ATP-dependent DNA helicase — MCIWPYDAMYNDEVKESGYVSNDKRLELAKAYFEEVVPDESLVFHYANYSNPLSSEDEKRYIVVGVARIKRLGDIEFYEGTDEATKEKFAGGFVWQRNVVTHYPDQGLRIPYHRYLDKPEVLEKITLVPDNARCFKYASRHVSDDDALTLIERFVEIAAYLRDIGDDTEDWTLRLAWLNSLLAELWKGRGLYPGLARVMDLLGMGEGVTVFRAAAAEGKDKEFCTALFAWLDGKAHEIPGLKMSDPDATRIRRQWKLKSQGERKMLSAILPRFDLPKDQMERILSDERADHCLSGDLQEICDNPYLLVEQFIGEDPDDIISFSRIDHGAFPSPDLGGSFLYDLDDWRRLRAMCVERLRYETKHTFLSCGQLLQDVNHRLELLPDWKRVAFKDTYLDVDRERLEEAIVFRKEGPCEYAYLRRVYEAEREIESRIRKLAGYADIAFKAPVTQKYWKELLFEAGSKLVEKDRGEYEKAVAAQAVVCDQVFRRPVAVVCGAAGTGKTSIIRRILQAVEKAHGADATFLLLAPTGKAADRIRDKTGKGASTIHSFLARRGWLNPNLTLRTSGGQREDKVTTYVIDEASMLDLELTAALFRAINWNTVQRMIIVGDPNQLPPIGRGKVFADVIDWLRENHPQSVGELTVNLRQMENRMTGRGTGILDLASVFVRRPDKSVKDEEESLRAEEMFQRLQDLPFDGALDKDLRAIYWKDANDLMEKLVARIIADMEEDTGTKVDPEAQHKIWIEAAKSEEGPLRPEYHQVLSPYIHEDFGTEAVNLRLQKEARGGRLERVGSMAGITLFDKVMQVRNRGASEPLHAWDFNKRANVACEIFNGELGYVKPHGFDGSKWKWSGFRMKRFSVCFARKEHLAVGYGKELGKTLKNGKERWIKEEPPEENLELAYAISVHKSQGSEFDRVYFILPKQKTALLSPELFYTGLTRASRHCTLLIEEDIAPLLKIRRPESSHLVGINCSLFEFSPAPKGFELLRREGYLEDRKIHKTLAAVMVRSKSEVIIANMLCDREVAFEYEKPLYAPDGSFYLPDFTINWRGERFFWEHLGMLHREEYKRKWQTKKEWYDRHFPGRLVTTLEGGNLSLEAKALIDERFL, encoded by the coding sequence GTGTGCATTTGGCCATATGATGCAATGTACAATGACGAGGTGAAGGAAAGCGGATACGTGAGCAACGACAAGCGGCTGGAGCTGGCCAAGGCTTACTTCGAAGAGGTGGTTCCGGATGAAAGTTTGGTGTTCCATTACGCGAACTACAGCAACCCGCTGAGCAGTGAGGATGAGAAGCGGTACATCGTGGTCGGTGTCGCGAGAATCAAGAGACTGGGCGACATCGAATTCTACGAGGGAACGGACGAAGCCACCAAAGAGAAGTTTGCCGGCGGGTTTGTCTGGCAGCGCAATGTCGTCACTCACTACCCGGATCAAGGGTTGCGAATTCCCTACCATCGCTATCTCGACAAGCCGGAAGTGTTGGAGAAGATCACGTTGGTCCCTGACAACGCGCGTTGCTTCAAGTATGCCTCACGCCACGTCAGTGATGACGATGCTTTGACTCTGATCGAACGATTCGTTGAGATCGCAGCCTATTTACGAGACATCGGCGACGACACGGAAGACTGGACATTGCGCCTAGCCTGGCTGAACAGCTTGCTGGCGGAACTGTGGAAAGGGCGCGGATTGTATCCGGGGTTGGCTCGCGTGATGGACCTCCTTGGCATGGGGGAGGGTGTGACAGTCTTCCGCGCCGCTGCTGCCGAGGGGAAGGACAAGGAATTTTGCACCGCCTTGTTCGCCTGGCTGGACGGGAAGGCCCACGAGATTCCTGGACTCAAAATGAGCGACCCTGACGCCACCCGGATTCGACGCCAGTGGAAACTGAAGTCACAGGGCGAGCGGAAGATGTTATCCGCTATCCTCCCAAGGTTCGATCTGCCCAAGGATCAGATGGAGCGGATCCTATCCGACGAGCGAGCGGACCATTGCCTGAGCGGCGACCTTCAGGAGATCTGCGATAATCCCTATTTGCTGGTCGAGCAGTTCATTGGCGAAGATCCGGATGATATTATTTCCTTTTCGCGTATCGATCATGGAGCCTTTCCTTCTCCCGACCTCGGTGGCAGCTTCCTCTACGACCTTGACGATTGGCGACGACTTCGGGCCATGTGCGTGGAACGCCTTCGATACGAAACCAAGCACACGTTCCTGAGCTGTGGACAGTTATTACAGGACGTGAATCACCGACTGGAGCTTCTTCCAGATTGGAAGCGGGTGGCGTTCAAGGACACCTACCTCGATGTGGACCGTGAACGTCTGGAGGAAGCCATCGTATTCCGGAAGGAGGGACCGTGCGAGTATGCCTATCTCCGCCGGGTGTATGAGGCGGAGAGGGAGATTGAGAGCCGTATTCGCAAGTTGGCCGGTTATGCGGACATCGCGTTCAAGGCGCCTGTCACGCAGAAGTACTGGAAGGAACTGCTGTTTGAAGCCGGAAGTAAGCTGGTTGAGAAGGACCGAGGCGAGTATGAAAAGGCCGTGGCTGCACAAGCCGTTGTCTGCGATCAGGTCTTCCGCCGTCCCGTCGCTGTGGTTTGTGGAGCAGCTGGCACAGGCAAAACCAGCATCATCCGTCGCATACTCCAGGCGGTTGAAAAGGCTCACGGCGCGGATGCCACGTTCCTGCTGCTGGCCCCCACGGGCAAGGCCGCAGACCGCATCCGGGACAAGACTGGCAAAGGTGCCAGCACTATCCATTCCTTTCTTGCCAGACGTGGCTGGCTGAATCCCAACTTGACTCTGCGGACCAGCGGTGGGCAACGTGAGGATAAGGTGACAACCTATGTCATCGACGAGGCTTCCATGCTCGATTTGGAGCTGACTGCGGCCCTTTTCCGTGCGATCAATTGGAACACGGTGCAGCGGATGATTATCGTGGGGGATCCCAACCAGTTACCTCCTATCGGACGAGGTAAGGTTTTTGCCGACGTCATCGACTGGCTCAGAGAGAATCATCCACAGAGTGTGGGAGAGCTGACGGTCAATCTCCGCCAGATGGAAAATCGCATGACAGGACGAGGCACGGGCATTCTTGATCTGGCTTCGGTCTTTGTGAGGAGGCCTGATAAATCAGTCAAGGATGAAGAGGAAAGCCTCCGGGCGGAGGAGATGTTCCAGCGGTTGCAGGATCTGCCTTTTGATGGGGCACTCGACAAGGATCTGAGGGCGATCTATTGGAAGGACGCGAATGACCTGATGGAAAAGCTGGTTGCGCGAATCATTGCCGACATGGAAGAGGATACTGGGACGAAGGTGGATCCTGAAGCTCAGCACAAAATCTGGATTGAAGCCGCCAAGTCGGAAGAGGGACCGTTGCGACCTGAATATCATCAAGTGCTCTCGCCTTACATACATGAGGATTTCGGCACGGAGGCAGTCAATTTGCGGCTGCAGAAGGAAGCAAGAGGAGGCAGGCTGGAGCGTGTGGGCTCAATGGCAGGCATCACGCTTTTCGACAAAGTGATGCAGGTACGAAATCGAGGTGCTTCTGAACCCCTGCATGCGTGGGACTTCAACAAGCGGGCGAATGTTGCCTGTGAAATCTTCAATGGGGAACTTGGCTATGTGAAGCCGCATGGATTCGACGGCTCGAAATGGAAATGGAGCGGCTTTCGTATGAAACGCTTCAGCGTCTGCTTTGCGCGGAAAGAGCATCTGGCGGTGGGATACGGCAAGGAGCTGGGGAAGACCCTGAAGAACGGCAAGGAACGTTGGATCAAAGAAGAGCCGCCCGAGGAGAACTTGGAACTGGCCTATGCTATTTCTGTTCACAAGTCGCAGGGCAGTGAATTTGACAGAGTATATTTCATTCTGCCGAAGCAAAAGACGGCGCTGCTATCCCCAGAGTTGTTCTACACGGGGCTGACGCGTGCGAGCAGGCATTGCACGCTGCTCATCGAGGAAGACATTGCACCACTTCTTAAGATTCGCCGGCCGGAGAGCTCGCATCTTGTGGGCATCAACTGCTCGCTCTTCGAATTCAGCCCGGCTCCTAAAGGCTTTGAGCTGTTGCGGCGTGAGGGATACTTGGAAGATCGGAAGATTCACAAGACTCTTGCAGCCGTTATGGTACGTTCGAAGTCCGAGGTGATCATCGCCAACATGTTGTGCGATCGGGAAGTGGCTTTCGAATATGAGAAGCCGCTGTATGCACCGGATGGTTCATTTTATCTGCCGGATTTCACGATCAACTGGCGCGGTGAACGCTTCTTCTGGGAACATCTGGGGATGCTGCATCGCGAGGAATACAAGCGGAAGTGGCAGACTAAGAAGGAGTGGTATGACAGGCATTTCCCAGGCCGGCTGGTGACGACCTTGGAGGGCGGAAATCTATCCTTGGAAGCAAAGGCGCTCATTGACGAACGCTTTTTGTAG
- a CDS encoding DUF932 domain-containing protein codes for MYQQETPLKRPKCNLVLHCGGREASLDEVKRVKTPKPTETWQPIPHLDLISEVQDTLAKTNLTIGAVAHSLSHNGSRYFGLMEVQGKQSSDDYTWVLGLRNSHDKTFPAGLVAGASCFICDNLSFSGEVKFARKHTRHIVRDLPFITGRAIGQLMEKWHYQDKRIAAYKKADLDDIQAHDLVIRATDVGVCSNRLIPSVLHEWRKPRHAVFEERNVWSLFNSFTESLKDGSLAELPKRTEALHGLLDVHVGVGLN; via the coding sequence ATGTACCAACAAGAAACACCCCTCAAACGTCCCAAATGCAATCTCGTCCTGCATTGTGGTGGTCGTGAAGCCAGCCTCGATGAAGTCAAACGGGTCAAAACCCCGAAACCTACCGAGACCTGGCAGCCAATTCCCCACCTCGACCTCATCAGCGAAGTCCAGGACACCCTCGCCAAGACCAACCTCACCATTGGCGCTGTCGCTCACAGCCTCAGCCACAATGGAAGCAGGTACTTTGGTCTGATGGAGGTGCAAGGGAAGCAATCCTCCGACGACTACACCTGGGTTCTCGGCCTCAGGAACAGCCACGACAAGACCTTTCCTGCAGGTCTTGTTGCCGGCGCCAGTTGTTTCATTTGTGATAATTTGTCGTTTTCGGGAGAGGTTAAATTCGCCCGGAAACACACCCGCCACATTGTTCGTGACCTACCTTTCATCACGGGAAGAGCCATTGGTCAATTGATGGAAAAGTGGCACTACCAGGACAAACGCATCGCAGCATACAAGAAAGCTGACCTCGACGACATTCAAGCCCACGACCTTGTCATCCGGGCTACTGATGTCGGCGTGTGCAGCAACCGTCTGATTCCTTCCGTGCTGCATGAGTGGCGGAAACCGCGTCATGCGGTATTTGAAGAGCGGAATGTGTGGAGCTTGTTCAATTCGTTCACGGAGTCTCTGAAAGACGGCAGTCTCGCAGAGTTACCGAAAAGGACGGAAGCTCTCCATGGACTGCTGGATGTCCATGTTGGGGTCGGGCTCAACTGA
- a CDS encoding RecB family exonuclease, translated as MNTLLAAIPPREKIQSIEKPEAKPPSEKDIIAGLQKIVSSSRLGTFLQCRLKFYFRYVAQIKKAKTAALFLGNAVHETLKAWNKTRWKENRLLSLKELHDEFSKAWEEQSKEEPANWEGEEEAEKLTGWRLLETYMRQYGLFLAIKPEAVEVPIEVDLVNHGLPRLVGVLDLVQQRRVVDYKTSGTTPKEEQAAHTHEVQTCTYAVLYREANGQRELGIELHSLVKLKNPKLSIIELPPMSDSQQTRLFHLMEAYVAGLERRDFVPSPGFGCMSCEFFNECRRWS; from the coding sequence ATGAACACACTCCTTGCTGCCATACCCCCAAGAGAGAAGATCCAGTCCATTGAGAAGCCAGAAGCCAAACCACCAAGCGAGAAGGACATCATCGCCGGTCTGCAGAAAATCGTCTCCTCCTCACGGCTGGGGACCTTTCTGCAATGCCGGCTGAAGTTCTATTTCAGATACGTGGCTCAAATCAAGAAGGCAAAGACAGCAGCTTTGTTTCTTGGGAACGCCGTGCACGAAACCCTCAAAGCCTGGAACAAGACAAGATGGAAGGAGAACCGCCTCCTGTCCCTGAAAGAGCTCCACGATGAGTTCTCAAAGGCATGGGAGGAGCAATCCAAAGAAGAACCCGCAAACTGGGAAGGTGAAGAGGAAGCCGAAAAGTTAACAGGCTGGCGGCTCCTGGAAACCTACATGCGTCAGTACGGGCTCTTCCTTGCCATCAAACCTGAGGCCGTGGAAGTGCCTATTGAAGTGGACCTCGTCAACCATGGTTTACCAAGGCTGGTCGGGGTGCTGGACTTGGTGCAACAACGCCGGGTAGTCGATTACAAGACCTCCGGCACCACACCAAAGGAAGAACAGGCGGCGCACACCCACGAAGTCCAGACATGCACCTATGCCGTGCTCTATCGCGAAGCCAATGGCCAGCGTGAACTCGGTATCGAACTGCATTCACTGGTGAAGCTCAAGAACCCCAAGCTGAGCATCATTGAACTGCCACCCATGAGTGATAGCCAGCAAACCCGGCTGTTTCACCTCATGGAAGCCTATGTAGCAGGACTGGAGAGAAGGGACTTTGTGCCCTCCCCAGGCTTTGGCTGCATGAGTTGCGAGTTCTTCAATGAATGCCGGCGCTGGTCTTAA
- a CDS encoding DUF4339 domain-containing protein: protein MEYYVQKDGQQYGPLTSTTLQEHLHAGTSALTDLTWDQKSAQWLPIEELLRLQGKRHSKSLPRGVACLQCLSGPDSGKRVQLTENPPVIIETSADSNVLSVDPDALPHHVQVSWAEFSPTRH from the coding sequence ATGGAATACTATGTCCAGAAAGACGGCCAGCAGTATGGTCCACTCACCAGCACCACACTTCAGGAACACCTCCATGCTGGCACCTCTGCTCTGACGGACCTGACTTGGGACCAGAAAAGCGCTCAGTGGCTACCCATTGAGGAACTCCTACGGCTCCAGGGTAAACGACATTCGAAGTCCCTTCCCCGGGGTGTTGCCTGCCTCCAGTGCCTCAGCGGTCCAGATTCAGGGAAACGCGTACAACTCACTGAAAATCCACCAGTCATCATTGAGACCTCAGCAGACTCAAATGTCTTGAGTGTCGACCCTGATGCACTACCCCACCATGTTCAGGTCAGTTGGGCGGAGTTCTCGCCTACGAGGCACTGA
- a CDS encoding DNA polymerase III subunit beta, with translation MNPEPITLPVSELKPALAGLGKIILNKSTLPVLRTIKVERTSDGWICLTATDLDRFVTVRLEQPAKGEPFALLVPFEDLAKLTKSSNKGDSIHLEPGTKEDVILRFNLDDQLGETRAPSFPVQEFPAIPRIQANPVPVSESFRLALHEAMACSSTDETRYVLNGACIDVSQPEAHYLVGTDGRHLFSCNSFNLPFQKSLIIPKHKFLGWKDFNLDGAWQMKLTDSSDGKNQLLQISSRRWRFITRLIDGNYPNWRQVIPNPRDARTTLTLEPDKLDAVIQLIERMPNHDEQYHSLGIEYHEKECRLAFKSTAEAPWTRVPLPHCKAEGKPVTIFVDRRLLLKALQFGLTTIGIIDELSPLRFYLGGRQMIIMPVRPNESNPQDNKAPAPPPKETPIPSPPPTIQERKPQSMPTEPSDTPSPPANTLLGQLQLAIEEVDEIGAQHHQTYKKLRDVSTKLRGMLMTQKANDKELRTLRQHLRGLQTMRI, from the coding sequence ATGAACCCCGAACCCATTACCCTGCCCGTCTCGGAGCTCAAACCCGCTCTCGCTGGACTGGGCAAAATCATCCTCAACAAATCCACCCTACCAGTCCTCAGAACCATCAAGGTAGAAAGAACATCTGATGGCTGGATCTGTCTCACTGCTACCGACCTCGACCGGTTCGTGACAGTACGCTTGGAACAGCCAGCCAAAGGTGAACCATTCGCCTTACTGGTTCCCTTCGAAGATCTAGCTAAGCTCACCAAATCGAGCAACAAAGGAGACAGCATCCATCTTGAGCCCGGCACCAAGGAAGACGTCATTCTGCGCTTCAACCTCGATGACCAACTCGGAGAAACCAGGGCGCCGTCATTCCCGGTTCAGGAGTTCCCTGCCATCCCAAGGATTCAGGCAAACCCTGTCCCGGTGAGTGAATCCTTCCGTCTGGCTCTCCATGAAGCAATGGCCTGTTCCAGTACTGACGAGACCAGATATGTCCTCAATGGTGCCTGCATCGATGTCAGCCAGCCAGAAGCTCACTATCTCGTTGGTACGGATGGCAGGCATTTGTTCAGCTGCAATTCCTTCAACCTGCCCTTCCAGAAGTCGCTCATCATCCCCAAACACAAATTCCTAGGGTGGAAAGACTTCAACCTAGACGGAGCATGGCAGATGAAGCTCACTGACAGCTCGGACGGCAAAAACCAACTCCTCCAGATTAGTAGCAGAAGATGGCGGTTCATCACCCGGCTCATCGATGGCAACTATCCCAACTGGCGGCAGGTGATTCCGAACCCCAGAGATGCCAGAACCACCTTGACCTTGGAACCCGACAAACTCGATGCGGTGATTCAGCTCATCGAACGGATGCCAAACCACGATGAGCAGTACCACTCGCTTGGCATTGAGTACCATGAGAAGGAATGCAGGCTGGCCTTCAAAAGTACTGCGGAAGCTCCCTGGACTCGCGTTCCCCTGCCCCACTGCAAAGCCGAAGGAAAACCGGTGACCATCTTTGTGGACCGCCGGCTTCTCCTCAAGGCCCTGCAGTTCGGTCTCACTACCATTGGTATCATTGATGAACTGTCCCCGCTCAGGTTCTACCTCGGCGGGAGACAGATGATCATCATGCCGGTGAGACCCAATGAATCAAACCCTCAAGACAACAAGGCTCCGGCACCACCTCCCAAGGAAACGCCGATACCTTCTCCACCACCAACAATTCAAGAAAGGAAACCCCAATCCATGCCTACTGAACCCTCTGATACTCCTTCACCACCCGCCAATACGCTCCTCGGCCAGCTTCAACTCGCCATTGAGGAAGTGGATGAAATCGGCGCCCAACATCACCAGACCTACAAGAAGCTGCGTGATGTGAGCACCAAGCTTCGCGGGATGCTGATGACACAAAAGGCCAACGACAAGGAACTGCGCACCCTTCGTCAGCATCTTCGCGGGCTTCAGACGATGCGCATTTGA